Proteins from a genomic interval of Erwinia sp. SLM-02:
- the clcA gene encoding H(+)/Cl(-) exchange transporter ClcA, translating into MNQESPAAVNVPQSLPARYRMFRALLNRDKTPVAVLICAAVVGTLAGLVGVIFAKMVEAIQHWRAVSLTAETLPGWPLYLCAFVVSAALAALGYWLVRRFAPEAGGSGIPEIEGALDELRPVRWWRVIPVKFFGGLGTLGAGMVLGREGPTVQLGGNLGRMVFDLFRLRSDEARHSLLATGAAAGLSAAFNAPLAGILFILEEMRPQFRYNLISIKAVFIGVIMASVVFQLFNGQQALINVGRLADAPVNTLWLYLLLGVLFGAVGVLFNKLIFIMQDAWARVYQRRVWRVVLVGAVLGGGCGVMTLLFPAIVGGGNLLIPEVASGAFSLQMLLLIFILRLLTTLLCFASGAPGGIFAPMLALGTVLGTAFGMAMSQLFPLYALQPATFAIAGMGALFAASVRAPLTGIVLVLEMTDNYQLILPMIITCLGATLMAQFLGGKPLYSSILARTLARQSEQSADVK; encoded by the coding sequence ATGAACCAGGAATCCCCAGCCGCTGTCAACGTGCCGCAATCGCTTCCTGCCCGCTACCGGATGTTTCGGGCATTACTTAATCGGGATAAAACGCCGGTCGCGGTGCTGATCTGCGCCGCCGTGGTCGGCACGCTGGCGGGCCTGGTCGGGGTGATTTTTGCCAAAATGGTGGAGGCGATTCAGCACTGGCGCGCCGTCAGCCTGACCGCCGAAACGCTGCCGGGCTGGCCGCTTTACCTCTGTGCCTTTGTCGTTTCGGCAGCGCTGGCGGCGCTGGGGTACTGGCTGGTCCGGCGGTTTGCGCCGGAGGCGGGCGGGTCGGGCATTCCGGAAATTGAAGGCGCGCTGGATGAGCTGCGCCCGGTTCGCTGGTGGCGGGTTATCCCGGTGAAGTTTTTCGGCGGTCTGGGCACCCTGGGTGCCGGGATGGTGCTGGGTCGTGAGGGGCCAACCGTGCAGCTCGGCGGCAATCTGGGCCGCATGGTGTTTGACCTGTTCCGGCTGAGGAGCGACGAGGCGCGGCACTCGCTGTTAGCCACCGGTGCCGCCGCCGGGTTGTCCGCCGCCTTCAATGCGCCGCTGGCCGGTATTCTGTTTATCCTGGAGGAGATGCGTCCCCAGTTCCGCTATAACCTGATCTCGATTAAAGCGGTGTTTATCGGCGTGATTATGGCCAGCGTCGTTTTTCAGCTGTTTAACGGCCAGCAGGCGCTGATTAATGTCGGCAGGCTGGCGGATGCGCCGGTGAACACGCTGTGGCTTTATCTGCTGCTCGGGGTGCTGTTTGGTGCGGTCGGCGTGTTGTTCAATAAGCTGATTTTCATCATGCAGGACGCCTGGGCGCGGGTTTATCAACGTCGGGTCTGGCGCGTGGTGCTGGTGGGAGCCGTTCTCGGCGGCGGCTGCGGCGTGATGACGCTACTGTTCCCGGCGATCGTGGGCGGCGGCAATCTGCTGATCCCAGAAGTCGCCTCCGGCGCGTTTTCGCTACAGATGCTGCTGTTGATCTTTATTCTGCGCCTGCTGACCACCCTGCTGTGCTTTGCTTCCGGCGCGCCCGGCGGGATTTTCGCCCCGATGCTGGCGCTGGGAACGGTGCTGGGCACCGCGTTTGGCATGGCCATGTCGCAGCTGTTTCCTCTGTATGCGCTACAGCCCGCCACCTTTGCCATCGCCGGTATGGGCGCGCTGTTCGCCGCGTCGGTCCGTGCACCGCTGACCGGGATAGTGTTAGTGCTGGAGATGACCGACAACTACCAGCTGATTCTGCCGATGATTATCACCTGCCTCGGCGCCACGCTGATGGCACAGTTCCTCGGCGGAAAACCGCTTTATTCCTCAATCCTGGCGCGGACGCTGGCCCGGCAGAGCGAGCAGTCAGCGGACGTAAAGTAA
- a CDS encoding MurR/RpiR family transcriptional regulator, with product MSHSEFEKELPQGIGLAPWLRMKQEGMTDNESRIVDWLLKPGNLSDAPAIKDVAEALTVSEAMIVKVAKLLGFSGFRNLRAALIDYFSQSEQVLPAELAFDEAPQDVVNKVFNITLRTIMEGQSIVNVDEIHRAARFFYQAKQRDLYGVGGSNAICADIQHKFLRIGVRCQAYQDAHIMMMSASLLKEGDVVLVVSHSGRTNDLKSAVELAKKNGAKIICITHSYHSPIARLADYIICSPAPETPLLGRNASARILQLTLLDALFVSVAQQNIEQATLNMQKTGAIVDFFSPGALK from the coding sequence ATGAGCCATTCTGAATTTGAAAAAGAGCTTCCCCAGGGGATTGGCCTTGCCCCCTGGCTGCGCATGAAGCAGGAAGGCATGACCGACAATGAAAGCCGCATCGTTGACTGGCTGCTGAAGCCGGGCAACCTGAGCGATGCGCCGGCGATTAAGGACGTGGCGGAGGCGCTGACGGTGTCGGAGGCGATGATCGTCAAAGTGGCGAAGCTGCTGGGCTTCAGCGGTTTTCGCAACCTCCGCGCGGCGCTGATTGACTATTTTTCGCAGTCGGAGCAGGTGCTTCCCGCCGAGCTGGCGTTTGATGAAGCGCCGCAGGATGTGGTCAACAAGGTGTTTAACATTACCCTGCGCACCATTATGGAAGGGCAGTCGATTGTTAACGTGGATGAAATCCACCGCGCGGCGCGCTTTTTCTATCAGGCGAAACAGCGCGATCTGTACGGCGTCGGCGGGTCGAACGCCATCTGCGCCGATATCCAGCACAAGTTTTTACGCATCGGCGTGCGCTGCCAGGCCTATCAGGACGCGCACATCATGATGATGTCCGCCTCGCTGCTGAAAGAGGGCGACGTGGTGCTGGTGGTTTCCCACTCCGGTCGCACCAACGATCTGAAATCTGCCGTAGAGCTGGCGAAAAAGAACGGGGCGAAAATCATCTGTATCACCCACAGCTATCATTCTCCCATCGCCAGGCTTGCAGATTATATTATTTGTTCCCCCGCGCCGGAAACGCCGCTATTAGGGCGCAACGCCTCCGCGCGAATATTACAGCTTACTTTACTGGACGCGTTATTTGTTTCCGTAGCGCAGCAGAATATTGAACAGGCCACACTGAATATGCAAAAAACCGGCGCAATAGTGGATTTCTTTTCCCCCGGCGCGCTGAAGTAA
- the rpiB gene encoding bifunctional allose-6-phosphate isomerase/ribose-5-phosphate isomerase RpiB encodes MKKIAFGCDHVGFILKEEILAHLRNRGVEAIDKGTWSTERTDYPHFARSVAQAVIGGEAEGGLLICGTGVGISIAANKFPGIRAVVCSEPYSARLSRQHNNTNVLAFGSRVVGGELAKMIVDAWLDAEFEGGRHQMRVEAIAALEQQID; translated from the coding sequence GTGAAAAAAATAGCATTTGGCTGCGATCACGTTGGCTTTATCCTCAAAGAGGAGATCCTCGCCCATCTTCGCAACCGGGGCGTGGAGGCGATCGACAAAGGCACCTGGAGCACGGAGCGTACCGACTATCCCCACTTTGCCCGGAGCGTCGCGCAGGCGGTTATCGGGGGCGAGGCGGAGGGCGGGCTGCTGATATGCGGAACCGGCGTGGGGATTTCGATCGCCGCCAACAAGTTTCCCGGCATCCGGGCGGTGGTGTGCAGCGAACCCTACTCCGCGCGTCTGTCCCGCCAGCATAACAATACCAACGTGCTGGCGTTCGGTTCGCGGGTGGTCGGCGGGGAGCTGGCAAAAATGATTGTCGACGCCTGGCTGGATGCGGAATTTGAAGGCGGCCGCCACCAGATGCGGGTAGAGGCGATTGCCGCGCTGGAGCAGCAGATTGATTAA
- the alsB gene encoding D-allose transporter substrate-binding protein yields MNKYLKLFSGCAMGLMLSANVFAAADYAVILKTLSNPFWVDMKKGIEEEAKTLGVSVDIFASASEGDFQSQLQLFEDLSNKKYKGIAFAPLSSVNLVMPVARAWQKGIYLVNIDEKIDMDNLKKAGGNVEAFVTTDNTAVGAKGAAFIIEKLGAAGGEVAIIEGKAGNASGESRRSGATDAFKQAAQIKLVASQPADWDRIKALDVATNVLQRNPNLKAFYCANDTMAMGVAQAVANAGKTGKVLVVGTDGIPEARKMVEAGLMTATVAQNPADIGATGLKLMVNAAKSGKVIALDKTPEFTLVDSILVTK; encoded by the coding sequence ATGAATAAATATCTGAAATTGTTCAGCGGCTGCGCTATGGGCTTAATGTTATCCGCCAACGTCTTTGCCGCCGCGGACTATGCGGTCATATTAAAAACCTTATCCAATCCGTTCTGGGTGGATATGAAAAAGGGCATTGAGGAGGAAGCAAAAACGCTGGGCGTCAGCGTGGATATTTTCGCATCGGCCTCGGAAGGCGATTTTCAGTCGCAGCTCCAGCTGTTTGAAGATCTCAGTAATAAAAAATATAAGGGCATTGCCTTTGCGCCGCTCTCCTCGGTGAATCTGGTGATGCCCGTGGCCCGCGCCTGGCAGAAAGGGATTTATCTGGTGAACATCGACGAAAAGATCGATATGGATAACCTGAAGAAGGCGGGCGGCAACGTGGAAGCCTTTGTCACCACCGATAATACCGCAGTGGGGGCCAAAGGGGCGGCGTTTATTATTGAGAAGCTCGGTGCGGCAGGCGGTGAGGTGGCGATAATCGAAGGCAAAGCGGGGAATGCGTCAGGCGAGTCGCGCCGCAGCGGGGCCACAGACGCGTTTAAACAGGCCGCGCAGATCAAGCTGGTTGCCAGCCAGCCCGCCGACTGGGACCGTATTAAGGCGCTGGATGTGGCGACCAACGTACTGCAGCGTAACCCCAACCTGAAGGCCTTCTACTGCGCTAACGATACCATGGCGATGGGCGTGGCCCAGGCGGTGGCGAACGCGGGAAAAACCGGCAAGGTACTGGTGGTGGGCACCGACGGCATCCCGGAAGCGCGCAAAATGGTGGAGGCCGGGCTGATGACGGCAACCGTGGCGCAGAACCCGGCGGATATTGGCGCAACCGGACTGAAGCTGATGGTAAACGCCGCCAAATCCGGCAAGGTGATTGCGCTGGATAAAACCCCGGAATTTACGCTGGTGGATTCCATCCTGGTCACGAAATAA
- a CDS encoding MFS transporter, which translates to MNIGTLNPAEKKNFISFFLFFFFYYFIMSAYFPFFPVWLADVNHLTKTETGIVFSCVAFFGILFQFLFGYITDRLGLRKHLLWVIVAGLVCFAPFFLLVFKPLLAESIYLGGVVGGIYLGFVFSGGSGAVDAYIEKVSRANNFEYGKVRTSGCIGWAVCASLTGMLMGVNPDIIFWISSGFALILAVLLVITRPEPESKEKIIEVIGKKGDISIPVALSLFKLPSFWAFLIYVLGVASIYDVFDQQFANFFKSFFADPQRGNQVFGFVTTGGELLNACIMFIAPFVVWKVGAKKVLLLAGAIMTVRILGSSIATTPVEVVLLKTLHMFEMPFLYIGTFKYINKVFDPRLSATIYLVGFNVAKHVSAIFLSSYVGQMYDTMGFHKAYLFLGCITLCFTVLSFFLLQGTPPEAKTAKAEPDTRDPQHSSP; encoded by the coding sequence ATGAACATCGGTACTCTGAACCCCGCTGAGAAAAAGAACTTTATTTCGTTTTTCCTCTTCTTTTTCTTTTACTACTTTATTATGTCCGCCTACTTTCCGTTCTTTCCGGTCTGGCTGGCGGACGTCAATCATCTGACCAAAACCGAAACCGGCATCGTGTTCTCCTGCGTGGCGTTTTTCGGCATTCTGTTCCAGTTTCTCTTCGGCTACATCACCGACAGGCTGGGTCTGCGCAAGCACCTGCTGTGGGTGATTGTCGCCGGTCTGGTCTGCTTTGCGCCGTTTTTCCTGCTGGTGTTTAAACCGCTGCTGGCGGAGAGCATTTATCTCGGCGGCGTGGTGGGCGGGATCTATCTGGGGTTCGTTTTTTCCGGCGGGTCCGGCGCGGTGGATGCCTATATTGAAAAGGTCAGCCGCGCCAATAACTTCGAATACGGTAAGGTGCGCACCTCCGGCTGCATTGGCTGGGCGGTGTGCGCCTCGCTGACCGGCATGCTGATGGGGGTTAACCCGGACATCATCTTCTGGATCTCCTCCGGCTTTGCGCTGATCCTGGCGGTGCTGCTGGTCATTACCCGCCCCGAGCCGGAATCGAAAGAGAAAATTATCGAGGTCATCGGTAAAAAAGGGGATATCTCCATTCCGGTTGCTCTCAGCCTGTTTAAGCTGCCGAGCTTCTGGGCCTTTTTAATCTACGTGCTGGGCGTGGCCAGTATCTATGACGTCTTCGACCAGCAGTTCGCTAACTTCTTTAAAAGCTTCTTTGCCGATCCGCAGCGGGGCAACCAGGTGTTCGGTTTTGTCACCACCGGCGGCGAACTGCTGAACGCCTGCATTATGTTTATCGCGCCGTTTGTAGTGTGGAAGGTGGGGGCGAAAAAGGTGCTGCTGCTGGCCGGGGCGATAATGACGGTCCGCATCCTCGGATCCTCCATCGCCACCACGCCGGTCGAAGTGGTGCTGCTGAAAACCCTGCATATGTTCGAGATGCCGTTCCTGTACATCGGCACCTTTAAATACATCAACAAGGTCTTCGATCCGCGCCTGTCGGCCACCATCTATCTGGTCGGCTTCAACGTGGCAAAACACGTGTCGGCGATTTTTCTCTCCTCTTACGTCGGCCAGATGTACGACACGATGGGCTTCCATAAGGCCTACCTGTTCCTCGGCTGCATCACCCTGTGCTTTACCGTGCTCTCCTTCTTCCTGCTGCAGGGCACCCCGCCGGAAGCGAAAACGGCAAAAGCGGAGCCGGACACCCGCGATCCGCAGCATTCTTCGCCTTAA
- the alsA gene encoding D-allose ABC transporter ATP-binding protein AlsA, protein MVTPYISMAGIGKSFGPVHALKSVDLAIFPYEIHALLGENGAGKSTLMKVLSGIHAPTKGTITINGTSYDKLDHKMAAKLGIGIIYQELSVIDELTVLENLYIGRHLTKKVCGVNIVDWKEMRVRAAMMLLRIGLKVDLEEKVANLSISHKQMLEIAKTLMLDAKAIIMDEPTSSLTNKEVDYLFLIMNQLRKEGTAIVYISHKLAEIRRICDRYTVMKDGSSVCSGRVSEVSNDDIVHLMVGRELQNRFNHMEESTGNVERDTVFEVKNVTSRDRKKVRDISFSVSRGEILGFAGLVGSGRTELMDCLFGVDKRSSGEIRLNGKDISPRSPLDAVKKGMAYITESRRDNGFFPNFSIAQNMAISHSLKSGGYKGAMGLFRENEERDVAEAQRQLLALKCHSVAQNITELSGGNQQKVLISKWLCCNPQAIIFDEPTRGIDVGAKAEIYRVMRGLADEGRVILMVSSELPEIIAVCDRIAVFCEGRLTQILTNRDNLSEEEIMAWALPQE, encoded by the coding sequence ATGGTTACGCCATATATATCAATGGCGGGGATCGGCAAATCCTTTGGTCCGGTTCACGCTTTAAAGTCCGTTGATTTAGCGATATTCCCCTATGAAATTCATGCGCTGTTAGGGGAAAACGGAGCAGGTAAATCCACGTTAATGAAGGTGCTGTCGGGAATACACGCGCCGACAAAAGGCACGATTACGATTAATGGAACGAGTTACGACAAGCTCGACCATAAAATGGCGGCAAAGTTGGGTATCGGTATTATTTACCAGGAGCTGAGCGTCATTGATGAATTAACGGTGCTGGAAAATTTATATATTGGCCGTCACCTGACAAAAAAAGTGTGCGGCGTAAATATTGTCGACTGGAAAGAGATGCGCGTTCGGGCCGCGATGATGCTGCTGCGCATTGGCTTAAAAGTGGATTTAGAAGAGAAGGTGGCAAACCTGTCCATCAGCCACAAGCAGATGCTGGAAATCGCCAAAACCCTCATGCTCGACGCCAAAGCGATCATCATGGACGAACCCACCTCGTCGCTGACCAACAAAGAGGTCGACTACCTGTTCCTGATTATGAATCAGCTGCGTAAAGAGGGCACGGCGATCGTCTATATCTCCCACAAGCTGGCGGAGATCCGGCGGATTTGCGACCGCTACACGGTGATGAAAGACGGCAGCAGCGTCTGCTCCGGCCGGGTCAGCGAGGTCAGTAACGACGACATTGTGCATCTGATGGTCGGGCGCGAGCTGCAAAACCGCTTTAACCACATGGAAGAGAGCACCGGCAACGTGGAGCGGGACACGGTGTTTGAAGTGAAAAACGTCACCAGCCGCGACCGTAAGAAAGTGCGGGATATCTCCTTCAGCGTCAGCCGTGGCGAAATCCTGGGCTTTGCCGGACTGGTGGGGTCCGGGCGCACCGAGCTGATGGACTGCCTGTTCGGCGTAGACAAGCGCAGCAGTGGGGAAATCCGCCTGAACGGCAAAGATATTTCACCGCGATCGCCGCTCGACGCGGTGAAAAAGGGCATGGCCTACATCACCGAAAGCCGCCGGGATAACGGCTTTTTCCCCAACTTCTCCATCGCGCAGAACATGGCCATCAGCCACAGCCTGAAATCCGGCGGCTATAAAGGCGCGATGGGGCTGTTTCGCGAAAACGAAGAGCGGGACGTGGCGGAAGCGCAGCGCCAGCTGCTGGCGCTCAAGTGCCACTCGGTGGCGCAGAACATCACCGAACTCTCCGGCGGCAATCAGCAGAAGGTGCTTATCTCGAAATGGCTGTGCTGCAACCCGCAGGCGATCATTTTTGACGAACCCACGCGCGGCATTGACGTCGGTGCCAAGGCGGAAATCTACAGGGTGATGCGCGGGCTGGCCGACGAGGGCAGGGTCATTCTGATGGTGTCTTCCGAACTTCCTGAAATTATCGCCGTCTGCGACCGCATCGCCGTGTTCTGCGAAGGGCGGCTGACGCAAATTCTGACCAATCGCGACAACCTGAGCGAAGAGGAGATTATGGCATGGGCACTACCACAAGAGTGA